The segment ATAACATAAGATGTATCTATTTCATTATCACATTCACTTCATATTCATTTACCAGGAATCTCCATGCGGGACGCTCACATGCACCAATATCAGATGAAACAACTCTGAGTGGAGCCACTGTCACCTTTTGCGAGCAAAAGGGCAAAGCGATGCAATTATTTAACATAATTTTACAATGACGATTTTGGTGACATTACAATTCACTTTTCCCTCAACATCTCATGAAGaaagaaaataccaaaaatatatatatttatgaggTGAACTACAAGTCCCTAGCACTAACAGGCGCATAATGTGAACAACAATGTTAGCAGTGCGCCATTAAAAATCTCTTTTAAAAACGAGTTTAGGCACAAAGTAACAATCAAAGGCACTTTTGGTCAGCTTTAAGGCTATAATAGCATCAATACATTTAGTTAATTCTCTCAGTTCTCTACTGTAAAGAAAGGTTACTTTAGtgtgaatgtgtttttaaatgtccctAACAGCTGAATGAAAAGGAACAGCAACACCTTGTTATAAGGTCCCAAAATAAACTCTAACAAAGGTGCAAATATAGAAATGCTGAATCCCAGATGACTCGTGTTTGCAGGAAGACAGACCTTGAACAAGACTCCAAAAGGTCGCTTTCACCTATCAGAAAGCAAATATACAGTCACAACAGAAGAAGGAAAAAAATCCATTTCAATCAAGCTCTCTTTTTGTAGCCAGGGGTCAATGCAGTGGGGAGGGGGAGACTGAGTAAGTAAGTGGTGTCAGCTGACCTCTCCTCAAAAAAAGCCCCCTGGTTACAGTGAAGGTTACATTCAGTAACACAGATCGCATGAAATAATGTTCTCATTCAACTTTAAGAGTTCTCCATCATATGTAAGATTGTCATACACATTTGATTAAGTCTGTACATTACACGTGCCTTTTTTATTGTCGCACTTAAAACCTGTACCATAAAGGCAAATGTAAAATGCTTCTAAATGGTTCATGAATGCAACACAGTAGAACATAAGTTCTGATATAGATATACCCAGCACTGTGCAATACATCTAATGTTTTGGATTGTAAGGCACCCAGAGTCAAACACAACTGGTGAAATCAAATTGAGCCGAGCTTGCATTTAAAACAACACAAATATCAACACAATCTTTGGCAACTGTGCAGCTTTGGTGATTAAAAAAGAGTTAAAGCTAGCTGTGTATATGCAGCATTTTGGGCTTGATTTGGTCCAATTTCCTTGAAAGACCTTGCTGTAAATAGAGAACACTCCAAGTGAAAACACAACCCAGTGCAGCCTCCTAAACCCTGAAAAGTTATGTATGAATGGCACGTCTGCAGAATACCAACTAACATTTTACACTAGAAAAGTTACAGTTCAAAGACGTGTGGCGTAGTTCTTGCATAGAATATGGTCCCGAACGTCTCCCCATCCTCCGTTCTTCATGAGTGTCTTGTGCTCTACTGTCTCTACACTCTGAAGGATGAGAGATTGAGGAAAGAGAGCCTCTTTGACCGTTTTAAGGCTCTCCTCCACCTTCTGTGTGGCCCATTCTGGCCTGCAGTTCTCCTTCTGGTGAAGGCCACAGTCTCCTGTGTGGAGGACCCTGGAGCCCTGCGCCACCAGTACCTTGATGGGCTTTGATATGCAGGTTCCCGAGAGGTGCTGCAGAGTCCAGTCCCAGTTGTAGTCGTCGAAGGTGCAGAATTCCTCGTTGCAGCCCATCAGTTTGTAGTACACATCTCTGGAGATGGCCATGCCTATGTTGTGTTTAGTGGACATCCACCCAGTGGTCAACACCTTGTTGGACAGTATGTTGAAATCAGTGAGGCCATTGTGGTTACCCAAGGCTAGCATGTCACAATCGGGGCAGCTGCTTTTCCTGAATTCCACCATTGATTTATAGTAGTGGAAAAAGTCAGGTAGGATGTAGTTATCCTCCTCCAGGAAGAGCACAAAGCCGCTGTAGCCCTGCAGGGCCGGCACTCGCTCCCACACGAAGTGCAGTTTCCACCACCAGTGGTGTTTAGTCTGAGTGATGAAGGCCTCCCTGTAGTGTCCATAGGAGTCAGGGTGTTCTGCGTTGATGCATCCTGTTTTGCCAGCGTTGTCCTTGGATATGTCTCGAGGGCAGTCCCTTGGATCCTTCCCAGGAAACTCGCTGGGATACAGCTGAGTGCTGAAGGGGAAATAAATCTGCAGTACTTTGCAGAAAGTTATCCCTTGCACAATGGCGTTTATTTCCTCTGAAAAGTAGTCATGGCTAAAAATCAGGAGGAAGCTGTGGACCTCAGCAGCTTTCTCCAGTGACTTGATGAACAGTCTGAGGTAGTCAGGCCTGTTGTGGACCTGAACTACCAGCACCAGCAGAGGCTCCCCTGGAAACTTATCCGCGTTGTGAACACACTGCTTGTAATTGGCACTGTAAACGGACTGAGTCAACTCTGTAAGCGAGCCAAAGTTAAACTTTACCGCGTCACCAGAATGCATTCCCTGGTGTCCCGGCTCGACGTTATTAGGTCCAGTTGTGTCATTATCGTTAACTAATAACACACGTGTGGAAATAAGCAGAGTCACAACGACAAAGGAAACACCCAGCAGCGCGAGCAGATTCTTTTTGAGCAGCCGAAACCTCATTTTCTTAAAGTAAAAACAGACTTTGGACTTCAACAGAAATGGCTTGGATTCACCGCGAGGTCCTTCATTGTAAACTTCCTCGCGACAGTTTTCCTCGTGCGGAGAAACTCTTATTATTACTGTCCAACAATGCGTGTCTTTAACTAAATGTCAAACGTGTTATGACGGCTGCTTCTCTTCTCGCATGACTGTATTTCCTCTTCAAACCCGAGCCATTTGCCAGAGCAGTCGCTTGTTTTTTTACCACCTGTAGAAAAGTAGAACAAAGCGTTATGtatatgttgtgtttttaaagtCTGCGTCAAAGTAGAAGCTAAGTAGTGTTAGCTCCATTTAACTTACCCAAATTAGGTGTAATGTGTCAACCAGGTGTCAACACGCTCACACCAGGAAGAGGATGATAGGACATGATACATCTTGGGTACAACTTCATTCACTGCTGACGTGTACTACCCAGCCGACGGGGGGGGGGAGTGAGCTGCTGCTCAACGAATCATGTATGGTTGTGTAACACGAGAGGACATGTAAATCAGCCAGATTTGAATAGTGGACGGTGGGAAAACCTCCCATTACATTTCGTGCATTAAAATGTAACAATGTTTGCTAACTCTACAGTAGCCTATCACAGTATCAAAGGGGGCAAAAGCACTTAAACTATACCGCTATTTTTTCTATGTATTAAatgttgtttgttttatgtttaaatAACAAAATGTAGGCTATGCATTCATTCATTTACAGTAATatcattttcttttttgtttatttatttcattttttctatttctgtttttatttcaacatttatttctcctttttaatttattcctgtatttattcatttctgTATGTATTCGTTTAGACatttagttctgtatttattgttttatttctgtATTAATTTACATATTTGTTTATACTTATTTAATGTTCTGTCCtgcatatttgtatatatttatttataattgtatttatttcagtATTAATTTTAGCAattatatatgtttatatatttatttattttattttatatttccatacttgtgtttatttaattaTCGAGGTTTACTATACTATACTGTCAGGTATCTGTGAATTTCCACAAAGGATCAATTATGTGAATCTGTAATGATATGTGATCAattatacatttgtattattaattTGAGTATAATTACTTAAAGTAACAAGTTCAATATTAACCACTGAGATGTGTTGAAGTAGAAAATTATAAAGAAACAGGAAATTAATATGAGTATACAATTACACCTAAATTGTACctatacagtacttgagtaaaatactttttttttatattatctTTTTTAGGCCTATTATTTCCTGACATTGACATACCATTTTTGGTTTGGATCCATAGCTAGACTGTTGaatgaaataataaaaagcttttgtgtttttgaaatgaGGTTTCGGAAACTTTATTTACGTCAACAGACCTTTTCAGGCAAGTTCAGGTTTGACTGGTTGAATTGCAATCCGTTTTCTATAATCTCACCAAAACACATAACAAAAGGGGTGATGGGTGTCATCCCTGAAACTAGAAAACGTGAAACCTGTGAAATGACTTTCAAACAGGACATGAAACTAGAGCTGCTGCACCGGTGTCAGATACTGGGACTGTATTGAGCTTAAACAGGACACTGTTTTGTGGAAGAATACATTTGCTATTTGTCAAACCATGCATACTATTCAGATATTCAGTGTAGATAACTCACAAATGTTGTTTTCTAACTAGAGGCTGATAGCTACTGTATGATATCGTTAATCTTGTCGTTAAGCAAAAATGGTATCCAAAATTGCAATAAATCACCTGTCTAACATGGCAACAGGGATTAGATTCCAGTTTTTTTAACAATTATACCGTTTTTTAAATTGAATTTAAAGTTTTAATCTTCAGCGAGAAAACTGGTATCAATGTGAGGTATTTTGTTGTTTCTTGATTATTCTTCTATAACTTCCAAATGAGAAGAAGTTGACGAAAGTTTTCTTCATTATCTCTCTGTTATGTAATAGATGGATATAAGATATGAACTGTGTAAACATGCcatattcttttttttctacCTAATCACAGTTTTTGAGGAACTCAAGAGAGCTGATGGGTTTTTCCTATCGAAACTAAACGTCTCATTATGTCATAAAACCATGATAGAAAAAAGTCTAGGACAGCTCAATGACAATAAAACTGTTGTCCTGTCTTAAAAAGCTAATTCCCATGCAACATGTGTTATTATATTGTGTTACTATACATTGTTTAGATTGTTTGGACTCATGACACAAAAGTATTTCAAATTTTACAATATGTTATCATATCTTTGTAGAATTTGTGTCACTGTGCTGTGAGAACCATatctcttttcaaaataaatttGAATACCAAATTACCTCCCTACATATGCAAACTGTGTATATGTATGCACGTCATGTGTACATATCTAGATGCCCTTTTTATTGTTTACCATGTCTAGAATCTCGAACAACTTTCCTTCGTGGTGACATTTTTTTCGTATTCATGAGTTTCTCAGAAAGACAGCCCTGATTTTATCTTTGCTGATCCAAGAGGTTTTCAAAAACATATTTAGCTTAAGAATGAGGAGCATTTTCT is part of the Pseudochaenichthys georgianus chromosome 24, fPseGeo1.2, whole genome shotgun sequence genome and harbors:
- the LOC117439992 gene encoding alpha-1,6-mannosyl-glycoprotein 2-beta-N-acetylglucosaminyltransferase, with translation MRFRLLKKNLLALLGVSFVVVTLLISTRVLLVNDNDTTGPNNVEPGHQGMHSGDAVKFNFGSLTELTQSVYSANYKQCVHNADKFPGEPLLVLVVQVHNRPDYLRLFIKSLEKAAEVHSFLLIFSHDYFSEEINAIVQGITFCKVLQIYFPFSTQLYPSEFPGKDPRDCPRDISKDNAGKTGCINAEHPDSYGHYREAFITQTKHHWWWKLHFVWERVPALQGYSGFVLFLEEDNYILPDFFHYYKSMVEFRKSSCPDCDMLALGNHNGLTDFNILSNKVLTTGWMSTKHNIGMAISRDVYYKLMGCNEEFCTFDDYNWDWTLQHLSGTCISKPIKVLVAQGSRVLHTGDCGLHQKENCRPEWATQKVEESLKTVKEALFPQSLILQSVETVEHKTLMKNGGWGDVRDHILCKNYATRL